The following proteins are encoded in a genomic region of Arachis stenosperma cultivar V10309 chromosome 4, arast.V10309.gnm1.PFL2, whole genome shotgun sequence:
- the LOC130975540 gene encoding uncharacterized protein LOC130975540 produces MATMSNDELIEILSWLPAKAIHKLKSSSKLFSELPKTPYFVAKQAENSLKKNRPSCFFIQRDDILTHNDYLKLHPLPGQELSSGIPENMLRFIASSRLKILSSSNGLLLCVHRSELFIINPSTCYLLYIPLPNHLQQRRNLHSLSMTLECDSDDYRLILFDNEEWSSHFDCHVYSHKQGAWNLRKNSFFAGSRDLKFDMPVICNGAIHFISDCYSYLAKDSTHYRPYIMSYEITNEDEDGSVETKLLRLPKEARRGSHDDSCHMNIFKWGEVAGHQTICLVRLRKRVFTVWILTNYESSS; encoded by the coding sequence ATGGCTACAATGTCTAACGATGAGTTAATAGAGATATTGTCTTGGTTACCTGCAAAAGCAATCCACaaactcaaatcttcttcaaaactcttttcagAGCTTCCAAAAACTCCATACTTTGTAGCAAAACAAGCAGAAAACTCATTGAAGAAAAATCGTCCTTCATGCTTCTTCATTCAAAGAGATGACATTCTGACTCATAACGACTACCTCAAGTTGCATCCTTTGCCGGGACAGGAACTTTCCTCCGGCATCCCTGAAAACATGCTACGATTCATCGCAAGCTCACGGCTCAAGATTCTAAGCTCAAGCAACGGTTTACTCCTTTGTGTTCATCGATCAGAATTGTTTATCATCAATCCATCAACTTGTTACCTTTTATACATTCCCCTCCCCAACCACTTGCAGCAGCGAAGGAATCTTCATAGTTTGTCCATGACACTGGAATGCGACTCTGATGATTACAGGTTGATTCTTTTTGACAATGAAGAATGGAGTTCACATTTTGATTGCCATGTTTATAGTCATAAACAAGGTGCTTggaacttaaggaagaacagttTCTTTGCTGGATCTAGGGATTTGAAATTTGACATGCCTGTGATTTGCAATGGCGCCATTCACTTCATCTCGGATTGCTACAGTTATCTTGCTAAAGATAGCACTCATTATAGGCCTTATATCATGTCCTATGAAATCACAAACGAGGATGAAGATGGAAGTGTTGAAACCAAGTTATTAAGGCTTCCTAAAGAAGCAAGAAGGGGCTCCCATGATGACAGTTGCCATATGAATATTTTCAAATGGGGAGAAGTTGCTGGCCATCAAACTATTTGCTTAGTGAGATTGAGAAAGCGTGTGTTTACGGTTTGGATTCTAACAAACTATGAATCGAGTTCGTGA
- the LOC130973484 gene encoding pentatricopeptide repeat-containing protein At3g16610-like, which translates to MFLLKVGDKLKIPRFKKVIPGLCCNRFQLRDEFESNHWYVAQLESCIQSKSLSQGKIIHQHIIKNNSNIKDFSIILDKLTHLYVKCNEVELARQVFEKIPNPSVVCWNMMIRAYAWNGPFQQGIDLYYKMLQLGVTPNKFTFPFILKACSALQDIQVGQEIHKHAKQLGLEMDVYVCTALVDMYAKCGDLFQAQTLFNCMSSRDIVAWNAIIAGFSLHTLHNETMELLVQMQQAGIVPNSSTIVAVLPTVGQANALSQGKAIHGYSLRKMFSDSVVVGTGLLDMYAKCHHLSYARKIFDRMKQKNEICWSAMIGGYVACDFMTNALALFDEMVHVYELNPTPVTLASILRACAKLTDLNKGHSLHCYMIKSGMDLDTTVGNSLISMYAKCGMMEDAVGFLEEMTSKDTVSYSGIMSGCVQNGHAEKALLIFRQMQLSGFEPDLATMMAVLPACSHLAALQHGACCHGYSVIQGFTSESSICNAIIDMYSKCGKIHISRKVFDRMHKLDVVSWNTMIIGYGIHGQCTEALSLFHEFQVSGLKPDDVTFVAVLSACSHSGLVKEGKYWFNAMNQEFSITPRMAHYICMVDLLARAGNLDEAYIFIQRMPFEPDVRVWSALLAACRTHRNIEMGEEVSKRIQKLGPESTGNFVLLSNIYSSVGRWEDAAQIRTIQQHQGYKKSPGCSWVEVSGVIHGFIGGDQSHPQSATINKKLQELLVQMKRLGYSADSNFVLHDVEEEEKEQILLYHSEKIAIAFGLLNISPSNPILVTKNLRICVDCHSAIKFMTLITNREIIVRDASRFHHFKNGICNCQDFW; encoded by the coding sequence ATGTTTCTATTAAAGGTAGGGGACAAGTTGAAGATTCCAAGATTTAAAAAGGTAATTCCTGGATTATGTTGTAATAGATTCCAGTTGAGAGATGAGTTTGAGTCAAATCATTGGTACGTGGCCCAACTTGAATCCTGCATCCAATCCAAATCTCTTTCTCAAGGGAAGATTATACATCAACATATCATTAAGAACAATTCTAATATCAAAGATTTCTCCATTATCCTTGACAAGCTTACTCATCTCTATGTTAAATGTAATGAAGTCGAACTTGCCcgccaagtgtttgagaaaattcCAAACCCAAGTGTTGTTTGTTGGAACATGATGATCAGAGCTTATGCCTGGAATGGACCCTTTCAACAAGGCATAGATTTGTACTATAAGATGTTGCAACTTGGGGTGACACCCAACAAATTCACTTTTCCTTTTATTCTCAAAGCTTGTTCGGCTCTGCAAGATATACAAGTTGGGCAAGAAATCCACAAGCATGCCAAGCAACTTGGTCTCGAAATGGACGTTTATGTTTGCACAGCCTTGGTTGACATGTATGCCAAATGCGGAGATTTGTTTCAAGCACAAACCTTATTTAATTGTATGTCCAGCAGGGATATTGTGGCATGGAATGCCATCATTGCTGGGTTTTCACTGCATACACTTCACAATGAAACTATGGAGTTACTTGTACAAATGCAACAAGCAGGAATAGTTCCCAATTCTTCAACTATTGTAGCAGTTTTACCCACAGTTGGACAAGCTAATGCATTAAGCCAGGGGAAGGCAATCCATGGTTACTCTTTAAGGAAAATGTTCAGTGACAGTGTTGTTGTTGGAACTGGTCTTTTGGATATGTATGCTAAATGCCATCATTTGTCTTATGCCAGGAAGATTTTTGATCGGATGAAGCAAAAGAATGAGATATGTTGGAGTGCTATGATTGGAGGATATGTTGCTTGTGATTTCATGACAAATGCATTGGCCCTTTTTGATGAGATGGTACATGTTTATGAGTTAAACCCTACACCAGTTACTCTTGCAAGCATACTTCGAGCTTGTGCTAAGCTTACTGATTTGAACAAAGGGCACAGCTTACATTGTTACATGATTAAATCAGGGATGGACTTAGATACAACGGTAGGAAACTCACTCATATCAATGTATGCTAAGTGTGGGATGATGGAGGACGCAGTCGGATTTCTTGAGGAAATGACCTCAAAGGATACAGTTTCATATAGTGGTATCATGTCAGGATGTGTGCAAAATGGCCATGCTGAGAAGGCTTTACTTATTTTTCGCCAGATGCAGTTATCTGGGTTTGAACCAGATTTGGCAACCATGATGGCCGTTCTACCAGCTTGTTCACATTTGGCTGCTCTACAACATGGGGCCTGTTGCCATGGATACTCAGTCATTCAGGGCTTCACGTCAGAGTCGTCCATCTGTAATGCCATTATTGACATGTACTCAAAGTGTGGAAAGATACATATCAGCAGGAAAGTTTTTGATAGGATGCATAAACTGGATGTGGTTTCATGGAATACAATGATAATTGGTTATGGTATTCATGGGCAATGCACAGAGGCACTTTCTTTATTCCATGAGTTTCAGGTTTCAGGCTTGAAGCCAGATGATGTGACCTTTGTTGCTGTTTTATCTGCCTGCAGCCATTCAGGGCTTGTCAAGGAAGGGAAATATTGGTTTAATGCCATGAACCAAGAGTTCAGCATCACTCCAAGAATGGCACATTATATTTGCATGGTGGACCTTCTTGCCCGAGCAGGAAATTTAGATGAAGCATACATCTTTATTCAAAGGATGCCATTCGAGCCTGATGTTCGTGTATGGAGTGCATTGCTTGCTGCATGTAGGACCCACAGAAATATTGAAATGGGGGAAGAAGTGTCAAAGAGGATCCAGAAGCTGGGACCTGAAAGTACAGGAAACTTTGTTCTTTTGTCAAACATCTATAGCTCTGTTGGGAGATGGGAGGATGCAGCACAAATCAGAACAATACAACAGCATCAAGGTTACAAGAAAAGCCCAGGATGCAGTTGGGTTGAGGTCTCTGGCGTAATCCATGGATTTATTGGCGGGGATCAATCTCATCCACAATCAGCAaccataaataaaaaattacaggAGCTGCTAGTGCAAATGAAAAGGCTGGGATACAGTGCAGATTCTAATTTTGTTCTCCATGATGTtgaagaagaggagaaagaaCAGATTCTCCTATATCATAGTGAAAAAATAGCCATTGCATTTGGACTTCTTAATATCAGCCCCTCCAATCCCATTCTAGTTACAAAAAATCTGAGAATTTGTGTTGACTGCCATTCTGCAATAAAGTTTATGACACTCATAACAAATAGGGAGATAATAGTGAGAGATGCAAGTCGATTCCATCATTTTAAGAACGGCATATGCAATTGTCAGGATTTCTGGTGA